The following coding sequences lie in one Paracidovorax avenae genomic window:
- a CDS encoding DUF3275 family protein yields MIKLSGVTLRVKKMTGRNGDFCVADLQSDIGEFKVKDALLDQFDDGEYTGTAWINEIYLAQYISFGKGVTEIRARLHDLQLDGARERPRDTEPQEPDPADELVAQAAPAAAPVASPSPAPASSRLSKLRDRLSAVGKKAASPAPEPTAGRDDGREREMEALFGELWASIKAREPVKLDPTVERSVIRAQSAAIRQLGYYMDPIKQMFVPDTV; encoded by the coding sequence ATGATCAAGTTGTCCGGCGTGACCTTGAGAGTCAAAAAAATGACCGGCCGCAACGGCGACTTTTGTGTCGCCGACCTGCAATCGGACATCGGCGAATTCAAGGTCAAGGACGCGCTGCTCGATCAGTTTGACGACGGCGAATACACCGGCACGGCGTGGATCAACGAGATCTACCTGGCCCAGTACATATCCTTCGGCAAGGGCGTGACGGAGATCCGCGCCAGGTTGCACGATTTGCAACTGGACGGAGCACGGGAACGCCCACGCGACACTGAACCACAAGAACCGGATCCTGCGGACGAGTTGGTGGCCCAGGCAGCGCCAGCTGCGGCGCCCGTTGCATCGCCTTCACCCGCACCGGCCTCGAGTCGGCTGAGCAAGCTCCGCGACCGTCTCTCGGCAGTGGGGAAGAAAGCCGCCTCTCCAGCGCCAGAGCCCACCGCGGGTCGCGACGACGGCCGCGAGCGCGAGATGGAGGCCTTGTTCGGCGAGTTGTGGGCAAGCATCAAAGCGCGAGAGCCGGTGAAGCTCGACCCCACCGTTGAACGCTCGGTCATACGCGCGCAGTCCGCGGCCATTCGCCAACTGGGCTACTACATGGATCCCATCAAGCAGATGTTCGTGCCGGACACGGTCTGA